In the genome of Fusobacterium necrogenes, one region contains:
- the rpsF gene encoding 30S ribosomal protein S6 — MKKYEIMFIINPTVLEEGREAVIEKVTGVLTAAGANIQKSEKWGERKLAYPIDKKKTGFYVLTTFEIDGTVLSDVELKLNIIEEVLRYIIVKQD; from the coding sequence ATGAAAAAATACGAAATTATGTTCATTATCAACCCAACTGTACTTGAAGAAGGTAGAGAGGCTGTTATTGAAAAAGTAACTGGAGTTTTAACTGCTGCAGGAGCTAATATTCAGAAGAGCGAAAAATGGGGAGAAAGAAAGTTAGCTTATCCTATCGATAAGAAAAAAACTGGTTTCTACGTATTAACTACTTTTGAAATTGACGGGACTGTATTATCAGATGTTGAATTAAAACTAAACATCATAGAAGAAGTATTAAGATACATCATAGTTAAACAAGACTAA
- a CDS encoding cell division protein FtsQ/DivIB has translation MKFILRLVFIFLFSWLIYIIPSKFLVLDFFKVKEIKIESNSKILSSELTDMIKIIYNNNIWDIDFKSLEEYLETDVRVEKAEIKILGLDKIAIYIQERKLAYYLQNGENTFLLDSKGKIFGYLKEQLDSNIYFLVAENKEKLEKLLKLSQKLEDILLRTLISQIYLKNDNCIELILTDGTIIKTNLDVEDEKYKVLETLYGELIKTRKIEYIDIRFNDFIVKEFGGEKNGNK, from the coding sequence AGACTAGTATTTATATTTTTATTTAGTTGGTTAATATATATAATTCCTAGTAAATTTTTAGTCTTGGATTTTTTCAAAGTAAAAGAGATAAAAATAGAAAGTAATTCAAAAATATTGTCAAGTGAATTGACAGATATGATAAAAATAATTTATAATAATAACATATGGGATATTGATTTTAAAAGTTTAGAAGAGTATTTAGAGACTGATGTAAGAGTTGAAAAAGCAGAGATAAAAATTTTAGGATTAGATAAAATAGCCATTTATATACAGGAGAGGAAATTAGCTTACTATCTTCAAAATGGAGAGAATACTTTTTTATTAGATAGTAAGGGTAAAATTTTCGGATATTTAAAAGAACAGTTAGATAGTAATATATATTTTTTAGTTGCTGAAAATAAAGAAAAATTAGAAAAACTTTTAAAATTATCACAAAAATTAGAGGATATCTTATTAAGGACATTAATTTCTCAAATTTATTTAAAAAATGATAACTGCATAGAGCTTATTTTAACTGATGGAACTATTATAAAGACAAATTTAGATGTTGAAGATGAAAAATATAAAGTATTAGAAACTTTATATGGTGAACTTATAAAAACTAGAAAGATTGAATATATAGATATCAGATTTAATGATTTTATAGTTAAAGAGTTCGGAGGAGAAAAAAATGGTAATAAATAG
- the ftsA gene encoding cell division protein FtsA yields the protein MVINRDKIVKTVVDIGNAKIKAITGELSSNGEVLKVLKYVEGPSVGMIKNEIRDAEELSKAINNVIEELRIATEQEIDSITIGIGGEKIKSRTVNMEYSFHEEEITEDHIKALLEDTKKKILTSEEQLIKTEIYNIRVDNSGIVKNPLGVLGSKLQGDVHLIYTEKKRVAKLVETINRIGVDVENIVLNAYASAKSTLGEEDSRMGVALADIGEGSTDIILYKNDKLIYTETIPLGGMHFKTDLIYILKLNEEEEAIEILNKYRNKDISPEGYIYYGEGKYIAALELESFINARVEEIIDYIKDTIEKSGFNGYLGKGLILTGGAVSDRIINVEKLLETINKKTGYVARKVLPSEFSGLEEVTTSMATVIGIFYEVMEEEDRKLKTGSYTHQEIKVKNEKIIQPIEEEKEDLSKMLEEESVEEEKEKRKNGVLKAVKNWFSNFI from the coding sequence ATGGTAATAAATAGGGATAAGATTGTAAAGACAGTAGTAGACATAGGAAATGCAAAAATAAAAGCTATCACAGGAGAACTTTCTTCTAATGGAGAGGTATTGAAAGTATTAAAGTATGTAGAAGGTCCTAGTGTCGGAATGATAAAAAATGAAATTAGAGATGCTGAAGAGCTTTCAAAGGCTATAAATAATGTTATTGAAGAGTTAAGAATAGCTACAGAACAAGAAATAGACTCTATAACTATTGGAATAGGTGGAGAAAAAATAAAATCAAGAACGGTAAATATGGAGTATAGTTTTCATGAAGAGGAGATTACAGAGGATCATATAAAAGCTCTTTTAGAAGATACAAAGAAAAAAATTCTAACTTCAGAGGAACAATTAATAAAAACGGAGATATATAATATAAGAGTTGATAACTCAGGAATTGTTAAAAATCCGTTAGGAGTATTAGGAAGTAAGTTACAAGGTGACGTACATTTGATATATACAGAGAAAAAAAGAGTTGCTAAGCTAGTAGAAACTATTAATAGAATAGGTGTGGATGTAGAGAATATAGTTTTGAATGCTTATGCTTCAGCTAAGTCTACATTAGGAGAAGAAGATAGTAGAATGGGAGTAGCTCTAGCTGATATAGGAGAGGGAAGTACTGATATTATTCTCTATAAAAATGATAAGCTTATCTATACCGAAACTATCCCACTTGGTGGAATGCATTTTAAAACAGATTTAATTTATATTCTGAAATTGAATGAAGAAGAAGAAGCGATTGAAATTTTAAATAAATACAGAAATAAAGATATTTCTCCAGAAGGTTATATCTATTATGGAGAAGGAAAATATATTGCAGCACTTGAATTAGAAAGTTTCATTAATGCTAGAGTTGAAGAGATAATAGATTATATAAAAGATACTATAGAAAAGTCAGGTTTTAATGGTTATTTGGGAAAGGGACTAATTTTAACTGGTGGAGCTGTGTCAGATAGAATAATAAATGTAGAAAAACTATTAGAAACAATTAATAAAAAAACTGGGTATGTGGCACGAAAAGTTTTACCTAGCGAATTTAGCGGTTTAGAAGAGGTTACTACTAGTATGGCGACTGTCATTGGAATTTTTTATGAGGTAATGGAAGAAGAGGACAGGAAACTAAAAACAGGTAGCTACACTCACCAAGAAATAAAGGTTAAAAATGAAAAAATTATACAACCGATAGAAGAGGAGAAAGAAGACCTATCTAAAATGCTGGAGGAAGAATCGGTAGAAGAAGAAAAAGAGAAGAGGAAGAATGGGGTTTTGAAAGCTGTAAAAAATTGGTTTTCAAACTTCATTTAG
- a CDS encoding OmpW family outer membrane protein, whose protein sequence is MKKVLLGLAVVSSIVMAGDGANLYLKTGLDISGKFDEIEVASGQSLNKSESDRLGFDLTAEVTREFYPNLELGLGFSYQDHGRPEAGKIGGEKFQNTGYKSLPAYAVAKYNIPLESNIKPYLKTDLGYSFNFDEKDLKVENEKIKMSVDNGLYYGLGAGIEYNNFVVELMYKVNRAKVQHEYNGAKSSKFDYEYSRTTLSFGYRFDI, encoded by the coding sequence ATGAAGAAAGTATTATTAGGATTAGCAGTTGTGTCATCGATAGTAATGGCAGGAGATGGAGCAAATCTTTATTTAAAAACAGGATTAGATATTTCAGGAAAATTTGATGAGATAGAAGTGGCATCAGGACAATCTCTCAATAAATCAGAGAGTGATAGATTAGGTTTTGATTTAACAGCTGAGGTAACTAGAGAGTTTTATCCAAATTTAGAGTTAGGGCTTGGATTCTCTTATCAAGATCATGGAAGACCAGAGGCAGGTAAAATAGGAGGAGAGAAATTTCAAAATACAGGATATAAATCATTACCAGCTTATGCAGTAGCTAAATATAATATACCTTTAGAGAGCAATATAAAACCATATTTAAAAACTGATTTAGGATACTCTTTTAACTTTGATGAAAAGGATTTAAAGGTAGAAAATGAGAAAATAAAAATGTCAGTAGACAATGGGTTATACTATGGACTAGGGGCAGGAATAGAGTATAATAACTTTGTAGTGGAATTGATGTATAAAGTAAATAGAGCAAAGGTTCAGCATGAATATAATGGTGCGAAATCCTCTAAATTTGATTATGAGTATTCAAGAACAACATTATCATTTGGATATAGATTTGACATCTAA
- a CDS encoding MerR family transcriptional regulator codes for MNRRDKKLYTTGEFAKKFNIKKDTLFYYDKIGLFQPIEVDAKGYRYYSSTQIPILATILAFREMNISISKLQEYFATPSVLKLLELVDEQIVGIDREIERLGNIKRRFESIKENLLEGESVEFEKLYIKKEKSRKYIYSNLTDKDLEISLEEWLEMYNEFMLKLNKIDVISIGSVISVEDLKKRNFGRVCCLFIEDRKDEKELEEKTYAVYYYKGGVDEIDRIYNDILDKIEKENYIILGDAYEEYLITELEGLPENINVVKIKIEIGRRYKK; via the coding sequence ATGAATAGAAGAGATAAAAAGTTATATACAACAGGAGAATTTGCTAAAAAATTTAATATCAAGAAAGATACTCTTTTTTATTATGATAAGATAGGACTATTTCAACCAATAGAGGTAGATGCAAAGGGTTATAGATATTATAGCTCAACTCAAATTCCTATTTTAGCTACAATTTTAGCATTTAGAGAGATGAATATTTCAATAAGTAAATTGCAGGAATATTTTGCAACACCATCAGTACTTAAGCTATTAGAATTAGTAGATGAGCAGATAGTAGGAATAGATAGAGAGATAGAGAGATTAGGAAATATAAAAAGGAGATTTGAAAGTATAAAGGAAAATCTTCTTGAAGGAGAGAGTGTTGAGTTTGAAAAACTTTATATAAAAAAAGAGAAGAGCAGAAAATATATCTATAGTAATTTGACAGATAAAGATTTAGAAATCTCCTTAGAAGAGTGGTTAGAGATGTACAATGAATTTATGTTGAAGTTAAATAAGATAGATGTGATAAGTATAGGTTCTGTAATATCTGTAGAAGATTTAAAGAAGAGAAACTTCGGAAGAGTATGTTGTTTATTTATAGAGGATAGAAAAGATGAAAAAGAGTTAGAGGAAAAAACTTATGCAGTATATTATTATAAAGGTGGAGTAGATGAGATAGATAGAATATATAATGATATATTGGATAAAATAGAAAAAGAAAATTATATTATATTAGGAGATGCATATGAAGAGTATCTCATAACAGAATTAGAGGGATTACCAGAAAATATAAATGTAGTTAAGATAAAAATAGAGATTGGAAGAAGGTACAAAAAATAA
- a CDS encoding endonuclease MutS2 produces the protein MNTHSYKVLEFDKLREELSAYSVIEENHYKIMNLSPLKDFSSLNRELDILKDFTDFIKYDGGFETAGMKDICKMTEKSQLIGAYLDVEDLWDINFNLRIFRLFKTRLEDLGKYRDLKDRYHDVPVMRGIEDIINKAIDNNKEIKDDASLDLRDLRIHKKTLSINIKRKFDELFDEPSLAKAFQERIITERDGRSVVPVKADFKGLIKGIEHDRSSSGQTVFIEPLSIVALNNKMRELELKEKEEIRKILLRITEHVRNNREDIDAVGEAILSLDILNARAVYGIEKNCVIPNINNKEMLSLVDARHPFIPADKIVPLTFEIGKDYNTLLITGPNTGGKTVALKTAGLLTLMALSGIPIPAHEHTSIGFFTGVYADIGDEQSIEQSLSSFSAHLKNVQEILESVNKSSLVLLDELGSGTDPIEGSAFAMAVIDYLRDRKCKSFITTHYSEVKAHGYNEEGIETASMEFDVNTLSPTYRLLIGIPGESNALTIAKRLGVSDEVIEKAKSYIGDDNKKIEKMIANIKEKADELEAMKQQVEFLKAAAQRDRDEYAEKLRVLEKEKNEILKEAYEKADKMMKEMQAKAVALVEKIQKEENKKEDVKNVQKSLNMLRSALQDDRNKNVEEKPKIARKVDYKVGDKVFVNSLNQFANVLKINGGKETVQVQAGILKLEVSMDDVKVVKEKAKKEYNTFSHTKTSVRNEIDLRGKMVDEAVYELETYLDRAVMNSYTEVYIIHGKGTGALREGILNYLKKCRYVKEYRLGGHGEGGLGCTVVTLK, from the coding sequence ATGAATACACATAGTTATAAAGTATTAGAGTTTGATAAATTAAGAGAGGAATTATCTGCTTATAGCGTGATTGAGGAAAATCATTATAAAATAATGAATTTATCTCCATTAAAAGATTTTAGTTCACTTAATAGAGAGCTAGATATTTTAAAAGATTTTACAGACTTTATAAAATATGATGGTGGATTTGAAACTGCTGGGATGAAAGATATCTGTAAAATGACAGAGAAATCACAACTTATAGGAGCATATCTTGATGTAGAGGATTTATGGGATATAAACTTTAATTTAAGAATTTTTAGACTTTTTAAAACTAGATTAGAGGATTTAGGAAAATATAGAGATTTAAAAGATAGATATCATGATGTACCTGTAATGAGAGGAATAGAGGATATTATCAATAAAGCAATAGATAATAATAAAGAAATAAAAGATGATGCCTCTTTAGATTTAAGGGATCTAAGAATACATAAAAAAACTCTTTCAATAAATATAAAAAGAAAATTTGATGAGTTATTTGATGAGCCAAGTTTAGCCAAAGCTTTTCAAGAGAGAATAATAACAGAGAGAGATGGAAGAAGTGTAGTTCCTGTAAAAGCTGACTTTAAAGGGCTTATAAAAGGTATAGAGCATGATAGATCTTCTAGTGGTCAAACCGTATTTATAGAGCCTCTTTCAATAGTAGCTCTAAACAATAAGATGAGAGAGCTAGAGTTAAAAGAAAAAGAGGAGATAAGAAAAATTCTACTTAGAATAACTGAGCATGTGAGAAATAATAGAGAGGATATAGATGCAGTAGGAGAAGCAATACTATCTCTTGATATTTTAAATGCTAGAGCTGTATATGGAATAGAAAAAAATTGTGTAATACCTAATATAAATAATAAAGAGATGTTGAGCTTAGTAGATGCAAGACACCCATTTATACCAGCTGATAAGATAGTTCCACTGACATTTGAGATAGGAAAAGATTACAATACTCTACTTATCACAGGACCAAATACAGGGGGAAAAACAGTAGCACTTAAAACAGCTGGACTTCTAACTCTTATGGCTCTATCAGGAATACCTATCCCAGCTCATGAGCATACAAGCATAGGGTTCTTTACAGGAGTATATGCAGATATTGGAGATGAGCAAAGTATAGAACAATCTCTATCCTCATTCTCTGCACACTTAAAAAATGTACAGGAGATTTTAGAAAGTGTAAATAAAAGCTCTTTAGTATTACTAGATGAGTTAGGATCAGGAACTGACCCAATAGAAGGTTCAGCTTTTGCTATGGCTGTTATAGATTATTTAAGAGATAGAAAGTGTAAATCTTTTATCACAACTCACTATAGTGAGGTAAAGGCTCATGGATATAATGAAGAGGGAATAGAGACAGCTTCTATGGAGTTTGATGTAAATACTCTATCTCCTACTTATAGATTATTGATAGGAATACCCGGAGAGAGTAATGCTCTTACAATAGCTAAAAGGCTTGGAGTATCTGATGAGGTAATAGAGAAAGCTAAGAGCTATATAGGTGATGATAATAAAAAAATAGAAAAGATGATAGCTAATATAAAAGAGAAAGCTGATGAGCTAGAGGCTATGAAACAACAAGTTGAGTTTTTAAAAGCTGCAGCTCAAAGGGATAGAGATGAGTATGCTGAAAAATTAAGAGTATTGGAAAAGGAGAAAAATGAGATACTAAAAGAGGCATATGAAAAAGCTGATAAGATGATGAAAGAGATGCAAGCTAAAGCAGTAGCTCTTGTTGAGAAGATTCAAAAGGAAGAGAATAAGAAAGAGGATGTTAAGAATGTGCAAAAAAGTCTTAATATGCTTAGATCGGCTCTTCAAGATGATAGAAATAAAAATGTTGAGGAAAAACCAAAGATTGCTAGAAAAGTTGATTATAAAGTTGGAGATAAGGTATTTGTAAATAGCTTAAATCAATTTGCTAATGTTTTAAAAATCAATGGTGGAAAAGAGACAGTTCAAGTTCAAGCAGGTATCTTAAAATTAGAGGTATCTATGGATGATGTAAAAGTTGTAAAGGAAAAGGCTAAGAAAGAGTATAATACTTTTTCACACACTAAGACTTCAGTAAGAAATGAGATAGATTTAAGAGGTAAGATGGTAGATGAGGCTGTATATGAGCTTGAGACTTATTTAGATAGAGCTGTTATGAACTCATATACTGAGGTATATATAATTCATGGTAAGGGAACAGGAGCTCTAAGAGAGGGAATATTAAACTACTTGAAAAAATGTAGATATGTAAAAGAGTACAGATTAGGAGGACATGGAGAGGGAGGACTAGGATGTACAGTAGTAACTTTAAAGTAA
- a CDS encoding outer membrane beta-barrel protein — MKKILFGLVVLSSIAMADERTNLYFKTGVDISSEFKNDYIRGEVSNRSADGDGGFEFAIEGTKEFYPNLELGLGIALQDHGDPDKINLSYNQKFQIIKNTGYKSLPLYAVAKYNIPLGTNVKPYLKADLGYAYNFGEKDAIETWDGPIAKTSVDNGLYYGLGAGIEYNNFLFEVMYKVNKADVNYSFNDGEKLRKSYDYSRTTLSIGYKFNF; from the coding sequence ATGAAAAAAATATTATTTGGATTAGTAGTTTTATCTTCGATAGCAATGGCAGACGAGAGAACGAACCTTTATTTTAAAACAGGAGTAGATATCTCAAGCGAGTTTAAAAATGATTATATTAGAGGCGAGGTATCAAATCGTTCTGCTGATGGAGATGGAGGATTTGAGTTTGCTATTGAAGGAACAAAAGAGTTTTATCCAAATTTGGAGTTAGGATTAGGAATAGCACTACAGGACCATGGAGATCCAGATAAAATAAATTTAAGTTATAATCAAAAATTTCAGATAATAAAAAATACGGGGTATAAGTCTCTACCATTGTATGCAGTAGCTAAGTACAATATACCACTTGGAACTAATGTAAAACCATATTTAAAGGCTGATTTAGGTTATGCCTATAACTTTGGAGAAAAAGATGCTATAGAGACATGGGATGGACCAATAGCAAAAACGTCAGTAGATAATGGGTTATACTATGGGCTAGGTGCTGGAATAGAGTATAATAACTTTTTATTTGAAGTTATGTATAAAGTAAATAAAGCAGATGTAAATTACTCATTTAATGATGGAGAAAAATTAAGGAAAAGTTATGACTATTCAAGAACGACTTTATCAATAGGGTATAAATTTAATTTTTAA
- the rpmB gene encoding 50S ribosomal protein L28: MQRCEITGVGLISGNQISHSHRLTRRVWKPNLQVTTINVNGAPIKVKVCSRTLKTLKGLNDVEVMKFLKANETTLSTRLQKAMAK, translated from the coding sequence ATGCAAAGATGTGAAATTACAGGAGTAGGACTAATCAGTGGAAACCAAATTTCTCATTCACACAGATTAACTAGAAGAGTTTGGAAACCTAACTTACAAGTAACTACTATCAATGTAAATGGAGCTCCTATTAAAGTAAAAGTTTGTTCTAGAACTTTAAAAACTTTAAAAGGTCTTAATGATGTAGAAGTTATGAAATTTTTAAAAGCTAACGAAACAACTTTAAGTACAAGACTTCAAAAAGCTATGGCAAAATAG
- the rpsR gene encoding 30S ribosomal protein S18, whose amino-acid sequence MAEFRRRRAKLRVKAEEIDYKNVDLLKRFVSDKGKINPSRVTGANAKLQRKIAKAIKRARNIALIPYTRIEK is encoded by the coding sequence ATGGCAGAATTCAGAAGAAGAAGAGCTAAATTAAGAGTAAAAGCTGAAGAAATTGATTATAAAAATGTAGACCTTTTAAAAAGATTTGTATCTGATAAAGGAAAGATCAATCCTTCAAGAGTAACTGGAGCTAATGCTAAGTTACAAAGAAAAATAGCTAAAGCTATAAAAAGAGCTAGAAATATTGCTTTAATTCCTTATACAAGAATTGAAAAGTAA
- the ftsZ gene encoding cell division protein FtsZ encodes MLLDQDLVKIKVLGAGGAGGNAINDMISSGVGGVEYIAANTDAQDLGKSLADIRIQLGEKLTRGLGAGADPEIGRQAAEEDVEKIKNLLEETDMLFITAGMGGGTGTGSAPVIARVAKELGVLTVAVVTRPFSFEGRKRKNNADVGIENLKKAVDALVIIPNDKLFELPDKTITLQNAFKEANNILKIGIRGVADLMIGNGLINLDFADIKATMLNSGIAVLGFGEGEGENRAIKATEKALLSPLLEKSILGASKILINITGAPDITLMEAQTISDMVRDAAGKTADDVMFGLVIEPDFGDRVQVTIIANNFANEEEKNEPFISIDKAKSEKAASGTEEQIEKPNLDLPPWVRKK; translated from the coding sequence ATGTTACTTGATCAAGACTTAGTAAAAATAAAGGTGTTAGGAGCAGGTGGAGCAGGAGGAAATGCTATAAATGATATGATTTCTTCAGGAGTAGGAGGAGTGGAATATATAGCAGCTAACACAGATGCTCAAGATTTGGGAAAGTCATTGGCCGATATTAGAATCCAACTAGGAGAAAAGTTAACTAGGGGGCTTGGAGCAGGAGCCGATCCTGAGATAGGAAGACAAGCGGCAGAAGAGGACGTAGAGAAGATAAAAAATCTATTAGAAGAGACAGATATGCTATTTATTACAGCTGGGATGGGTGGTGGAACTGGGACAGGTTCTGCTCCGGTAATTGCAAGAGTAGCCAAGGAATTAGGTGTTCTAACTGTTGCTGTTGTCACAAGACCTTTTTCATTTGAAGGAAGAAAGAGAAAAAATAATGCTGATGTAGGAATAGAAAATCTTAAAAAAGCTGTAGATGCTTTAGTAATTATTCCAAATGATAAATTATTTGAACTACCTGATAAAACAATAACATTACAAAATGCATTTAAAGAAGCAAATAATATCTTAAAAATAGGTATTAGAGGTGTAGCTGACCTTATGATAGGAAATGGACTTATCAATTTAGATTTTGCTGATATTAAGGCGACAATGTTAAATTCTGGAATAGCAGTGCTAGGATTTGGAGAAGGAGAAGGGGAAAATAGAGCTATAAAAGCTACTGAAAAGGCATTGTTATCTCCATTATTAGAAAAATCTATTCTTGGTGCTAGTAAAATCCTTATAAATATAACAGGGGCACCAGATATTACATTGATGGAAGCTCAGACTATATCTGATATGGTAAGGGATGCTGCTGGTAAGACAGCTGACGATGTAATGTTTGGACTTGTTATAGAGCCAGATTTTGGAGATAGAGTTCAAGTTACAATTATAGCTAATAATTTCGCAAATGAAGAAGAGAAAAATGAGCCATTTATCAGTATAGATAAAGCAAAAAGTGAAAAGGCTGCGTCAGGGACAGAGGAGCAAATAGAAAAACCTAACTTAGATTTACCACCTTGGGTAAGAAAAAAATAA
- the ispD gene encoding 2-C-methyl-D-erythritol 4-phosphate cytidylyltransferase produces MYSSNFKVTMIVAAAGVGKRMGLGYPKQFFEYKGKPLFIMPLEVAQNSKIVDEIVVVTNKENVSLVENYCNQYGLSKIVKVIEGGKERQNSIYNALKYDNNSDIILVQDGVRPFLKEKYIEECCRVVVEERLGAVVGVQVKDTIKVINESFEVVSTPKRADLVAVHTPQAFEGKLLKEAYEIAERENFLGTDDSSLVERIGGKVKIVLGDYDNIKITTQEDLKFL; encoded by the coding sequence ATGTACAGTAGTAACTTTAAAGTAACTATGATAGTTGCAGCTGCAGGAGTAGGAAAGAGAATGGGACTAGGTTACCCTAAACAATTTTTCGAGTATAAAGGAAAGCCACTTTTTATAATGCCATTGGAAGTAGCACAAAATTCTAAGATAGTAGATGAGATAGTAGTAGTTACTAATAAAGAGAATGTATCTTTAGTAGAAAATTATTGTAATCAATATGGATTATCTAAGATAGTGAAAGTAATAGAGGGTGGAAAAGAGAGACAAAACTCTATATACAATGCACTAAAATATGATAATAACAGTGATATAATTTTAGTTCAAGATGGAGTAAGACCATTTTTAAAAGAGAAGTATATAGAGGAGTGTTGTAGAGTAGTAGTAGAAGAGAGGTTAGGAGCAGTAGTAGGAGTACAGGTAAAGGATACTATCAAAGTAATAAATGAAAGTTTTGAAGTGGTATCTACTCCTAAAAGAGCTGATCTAGTAGCAGTACATACACCTCAAGCCTTTGAAGGAAAATTATTAAAAGAAGCTTATGAGATAGCTGAAAGAGAAAACTTTTTAGGAACTGATGACTCATCTCTAGTGGAGAGAATAGGTGGAAAGGTTAAAATAGTTCTTGGAGATTATGACAATATTAAGATTACTACTCAAGAGGACTTAAAATTTTTATAG
- a CDS encoding MATE family efflux transporter, translating to MENITLFEKTPPLKLFFKAAIPGSIGMLASAIYLFFDGVIISRLLGETAFAAFNLTIPIVVLNFGFADLIGLGSSVNIAILLGEKKFEKASKIFSLSCFTILISSTILGILLFLLAPTILYSLGATGELARQSIKYLRVYALFSPLTTITFAVDNYLRICGKIKFSMFLNILMSFLCISLEILFLYFLNFELIGAALANCIAFFICTLIAFSQFFYKDSSLKFCKFKIELELLKSIFINGMPTFLNNVASRITNILFNYLLLYLGGISAVSVYGILMSIDAFILPILYGMCDALQPALGYNWGAKNYSRLKEIEKYCLIASAIASIVTSFILFFLTDEIASLFIVKKDETFIMAIPALIIYATTYLTRWFSFAIQSFMSAIGKFSFATIISLCVSFIFPIISIPILWNLKLTGLWLNSSITSMLTGIISILLLKKLLRNFKQKNI from the coding sequence ATGGAAAATATAACTTTGTTTGAAAAAACACCACCTTTAAAACTATTTTTTAAAGCTGCCATACCAGGTTCTATTGGAATGCTTGCTTCAGCTATATATCTATTTTTTGATGGAGTTATTATCAGTAGACTTCTAGGAGAAACTGCATTTGCTGCTTTTAATCTCACTATTCCAATAGTTGTTTTAAACTTTGGTTTTGCTGATTTAATAGGATTAGGTTCCTCAGTAAATATTGCAATTTTATTAGGAGAAAAAAAGTTTGAAAAAGCATCTAAAATTTTTTCACTCTCTTGTTTTACTATACTTATATCTAGTACTATCTTAGGTATATTATTATTTCTCCTTGCTCCTACTATTTTATACTCTTTAGGAGCTACTGGAGAGCTTGCTAGACAATCTATAAAATATTTGAGAGTATATGCTTTATTTTCTCCACTTACTACTATCACTTTTGCAGTTGATAACTATTTAAGAATTTGTGGAAAAATAAAATTTAGTATGTTTTTAAATATTTTAATGTCATTTTTATGTATCTCTCTTGAGATTTTATTCCTATATTTCTTAAATTTTGAATTAATAGGTGCTGCCCTTGCTAACTGTATAGCATTTTTTATATGTACACTTATAGCCTTTTCTCAATTTTTTTATAAAGATAGTAGCTTAAAGTTTTGTAAATTTAAAATTGAGTTAGAACTTTTAAAATCAATATTTATAAATGGAATGCCCACATTTTTAAATAATGTAGCTAGCCGTATCACTAATATTTTATTTAATTACTTATTACTCTATCTAGGTGGAATTTCAGCTGTTAGTGTCTATGGGATATTGATGTCTATTGATGCTTTTATCCTGCCTATTCTCTATGGTATGTGTGACGCCTTACAGCCAGCACTTGGATATAACTGGGGAGCTAAAAATTACTCTCGTCTTAAAGAGATAGAAAAATATTGTTTAATTGCTAGTGCTATAGCTTCCATAGTTACAAGTTTTATTCTCTTTTTCTTAACTGATGAGATCGCTTCCCTATTTATTGTAAAAAAAGATGAAACCTTTATAATGGCTATACCTGCCCTTATAATCTACGCTACAACATATCTCACTAGATGGTTCTCTTTTGCTATACAAAGTTTTATGTCAGCCATTGGAAAATTTAGTTTTGCAACTATTATTTCACTGTGTGTGAGCTTTATCTTTCCAATAATCTCTATTCCTATTTTATGGAATTTAAAACTTACAGGTCTTTGGTTGAACTCATCTATTACTTCAATGCTGACAGGAATTATCTCAATACTTTTACTAAAAAAACTTTTAAGAAATTTTAAACAAAAAAATATATAA